The following proteins are co-located in the Apium graveolens cultivar Ventura chromosome 5, ASM990537v1, whole genome shotgun sequence genome:
- the LOC141660520 gene encoding uncharacterized protein LOC141660520 — MFLTNPPVLTGPLTETRYPQVEKLVYALVVASRKLRHYFQAREIHVLTSLPLKRILHKPDITGRLAAWTIELSQFYIEYKPRTAINAQVLSDFVTECQFQSKIHKPEEGQSRPWLLFIDGSSTSNSGGAGVILISPGGFKIQQALKFRFSATNNVAEYEALIAGLKLASDLEAEVIDIFGDSQLVHKHISGEFKTHNEKMARYLARTQDLLSKFPSWKMSNVDREENQWADSLAKLASSNLPTNLSPTYIDILETPSVDEESINQIQARFDWRQPFLEYIIDNKLPELKSEARTLMFKAMNYCVVGSELYRRALSEPLLRCLSPEDSLQAIVEIHKGICGEHLGGKTLALKVIRQGLFWPTIRKDCEDYVRKCQACQLHGNVNRRPTTELNSILSPCPFFQWGIDIVGPFLKSKNQCQYIVVAVDYATKWVEAKPLAKI, encoded by the exons ATGTTTTTGACAAATCCTCCAGTTTTAACGGGACCTTTAACAG AAACAAGATACCCTCAAGTCGAGAAACTCGTATACGCTCTCGTTGTCGCGAGTCGTAAGCTACGTCATTATTTTCAAGCAAGAGAAATCCATGTTCTGACCAGTCTCCCCCTGAAAAGAATTCTGCACAAGCCCGACATAACAGGCAGGCTCGCTGCTTGGACCATCGAGTTAAGCCAGTTCTACATCGAGTATAAACCTCGAACGGCGATCAATGCCCAAGTCCTCTCAGATTTCGTCACCGAATGCCAGTTCCAATCCAAGATACATAAACCTGAAGAGGGTCAGTCTCGTCCGTGGCTTCTGTTCATTGATGGTTCCTCGACATCCAACTCTGGAGGAGCAGGGGTCATATTAATCAGCCCAGGAGGATTCAAAATCCAACAGGCTCTCAAGTTCAGATTCTCCGCCACTAACAACGTGGCCGAGTACGAGGCACTCATCGCCGGGCTAAAGCTCGCATCCGATCTCGAAGCAGAAGTAATCGACATATTTGGGGATTCTCAATTAGTTCACAAACATATAAGTGGCGAATTTAAGACACATAATGAAAAGATGGCCCGATATTTAGCAAGAACCCAAGATCTTCTTAGCAAATTCCCTTCATGGAAGATGTCAAACGTCGACAGGGAAGAGAACCAGTGGGCCGACTCTCTGGCCAAACTAGCCTCTTCCAACCTCCCCACTAATCTCAGCCCAACATACATCGACATTTTGGAGACCCCCTCTGTCGATGAAGAATCAATCAACCAGATCCAGGCTAGGTTCGACTGGCGCCAACCCTTCCTTGAATACATTATCGACAATAAGTTGCCTGAGCTTAAGTCCGAAGCCCGCACTCTTATGTTCAAAGCCATGAACTACTGCGTTGTGGGTTCGGAGTTATATCGACGTGCCCTCTCTGAGCCTCTACTCCGTTGCTTGTCTCCAGAAGATTCCCTCCAAGCGATCGTAGAAATACACAAGGGAATCTGTGGTGAGCACCTAGGAGGGAAAACATTAGCCCTCAAAGTCATCCGACAAGGCCTGTTCTGGCCTACAATCCGGAAAGATTGTGAAGATTATGTCAGGAAATGTCAAGCATGTCAGCTTCATGGAAATGTAAATCGTCGACCCACGACTGAGCTAAACTCTATTCTCAGCCCATGCCCTTTTTTCCAATGGGGAATAGATATTGTGGGTCCCTTTCTAAAATCTAAAAATCAGTGCCAATACATCGTAGTCGCCGTGGATTACGCAACCAAATGGGTCGAAGCAAAACCCCTTGCTAAAATTTGA